The Kineococcus endophyticus genome includes a region encoding these proteins:
- a CDS encoding peptide ABC transporter substrate-binding protein has product MQSPFSRRNGLKGALGIAALTTLAACGGGNDDSGNGSGDGASGGSGGAIVVNGTEPQNPLVPTATNEVGGGRLLDALWAGLVYYKADGTPENDVADSIESTDAQNYTIKIKSGTKFSDGTAVTAKSFVDAWNYGALGTNAQLSSYFFEPIEGYEAVQAEPPTAQTLSGLAVVDDTTFTVKLVQPESDFPLRLGYSAFYPLPESAFTDIKAYGENPVGNGPYKLKEKGAWQHNVRIDFVPNDTYAGPRKAKNDSLAFVFYETYDAAYAALQGGDLDVLDNIPSSALLTYTDDLGDRAVNQPAAVFQSFCIPEGLEGFGGEEGKLRRQAFSYAFDRAAVCKAVFNDTRTPAKDFTSPVIAGYSETVQGNEVLSFDAAKAKQLWEQANAIKPWNGSTFTIAYNTDGDHQAWVDAVTASIRQVLGIQAEGKPYPTFAQIRTEITNRSIKGAFRTGWQADYPGLYNFLAPLYATGAGSNDGDYSNPQFDELLTKAAGTTDQDAANKILQQAQTILFADLPVIPLWYSNASGGFGEQAKNVKFGWNSVPLYYEITKS; this is encoded by the coding sequence CTGCAGTCCCCGTTCAGCCGTCGCAACGGCCTCAAGGGCGCCCTGGGCATCGCCGCCCTGACGACGCTCGCGGCCTGCGGTGGCGGCAACGACGACAGCGGCAACGGCTCGGGTGATGGCGCCTCCGGCGGCAGCGGCGGCGCCATCGTCGTCAACGGCACCGAGCCGCAGAACCCGCTCGTCCCGACGGCCACCAACGAGGTCGGCGGTGGGCGCCTGCTCGACGCGCTGTGGGCCGGTCTCGTCTACTACAAGGCGGACGGCACCCCCGAGAACGACGTCGCGGACTCGATCGAGTCGACCGACGCGCAGAACTACACCATCAAGATCAAGTCGGGCACCAAGTTCTCCGACGGGACCGCGGTCACCGCCAAGTCCTTCGTCGACGCCTGGAACTACGGCGCCCTGGGCACCAACGCGCAGCTGTCGTCCTACTTCTTCGAGCCCATCGAGGGCTACGAGGCCGTGCAGGCCGAGCCGCCGACCGCGCAGACGCTCTCCGGTCTGGCTGTCGTCGACGACACGACCTTCACCGTCAAGCTCGTCCAGCCGGAGTCCGACTTCCCGCTGCGCCTGGGCTACTCGGCCTTCTACCCGCTGCCCGAGTCGGCGTTCACCGACATCAAGGCGTACGGCGAGAACCCGGTCGGCAACGGGCCGTACAAGCTCAAGGAGAAGGGCGCCTGGCAGCACAACGTCCGGATCGACTTCGTCCCGAACGACACCTACGCCGGGCCCCGCAAGGCGAAGAACGACTCCCTCGCCTTCGTCTTCTACGAGACCTACGACGCGGCGTACGCGGCCCTGCAGGGCGGCGACCTCGACGTCCTCGACAACATCCCCAGCTCGGCGCTGCTGACGTACACCGACGACCTGGGCGACCGCGCCGTCAACCAGCCGGCCGCCGTCTTCCAGTCCTTCTGCATCCCCGAGGGCCTGGAGGGCTTCGGCGGTGAGGAGGGCAAGCTGCGTCGCCAGGCCTTCAGCTACGCCTTCGACCGCGCGGCCGTCTGCAAGGCCGTCTTCAACGACACCCGCACCCCGGCCAAGGACTTCACGTCCCCGGTCATCGCGGGCTACTCCGAGACCGTGCAGGGCAACGAGGTCCTGAGCTTCGACGCGGCCAAGGCCAAGCAGCTGTGGGAGCAGGCCAACGCCATCAAGCCGTGGAACGGCAGCACCTTCACCATCGCCTACAACACCGACGGTGACCACCAGGCGTGGGTCGACGCGGTCACCGCGAGCATCCGCCAGGTGCTCGGCATCCAGGCCGAGGGCAAGCCGTACCCGACGTTCGCCCAGATCCGCACCGAGATCACCAACCGGTCGATCAAGGGCGCGTTCCGCACCGGCTGGCAGGCCGACTACCCGGGTCTGTACAACTTCCTGGCGCCGCTGTACGCCACGGGTGCCGGCTCGAACGACGGGGACTACTCCAACCCGCAGTTCGACGAGCTGCTCACCAAGGCGGCCGGCACGACCGACCAGGACGCGGCCAACAAGATCCTGCAGCAGGCGCAGACGATCCTGTTCGCCGACCTGCCCGTGATCCCGCTGTGGTACTCCAACGCCAGCGGTGGTTTCGGCGAGCAGGCCAAGAACGTCAAGTTCGGCTGGAACAGCGTCCCGCTGTACTACGAGATCACCAAGTCCTGA
- a CDS encoding ABC transporter permease — MGWYIGRRLLQMVPVFFGATLLIYALVFLLPGDPILALFGDKPVSETARATLTAQYNLDKPFIVQYLLFLKGIFTLDFGQSFSGQPVIDQITRAFPVTVKLAVVALVIEAVFGIAFGFLAGLRRGGIFDSTVLFLSLIVIGIPVFVLGFVGQYFVGVKWGIVRSTVGGDPALVDLLLPGTVLGALSFAYVLRLTRNSVAEGLSADHVRTATAKGLSRPRVMTVHVLRNSLIPVVTFLGTDLGALMGGAVVTEGIFNVPGVGNLLYQSVIRQEGPTVVSVVTILVLIYLVANLVVDLLYAVLDPRIRYV; from the coding sequence ATGGGTTGGTACATCGGGCGCCGTCTGTTGCAGATGGTTCCCGTCTTCTTCGGAGCGACGCTCCTCATCTACGCCCTGGTGTTCCTGCTGCCCGGGGACCCGATCCTCGCGCTGTTCGGGGACAAGCCCGTCAGCGAGACGGCGCGGGCGACGCTGACGGCGCAGTACAACCTCGACAAGCCGTTCATCGTGCAGTACCTGCTCTTCCTCAAGGGCATCTTCACCCTGGACTTCGGGCAGTCGTTCTCGGGCCAGCCGGTGATCGACCAGATCACCCGCGCGTTCCCGGTGACCGTCAAGCTCGCGGTCGTGGCCCTCGTCATCGAGGCCGTCTTCGGCATCGCGTTCGGTTTCCTCGCCGGCCTGCGCCGCGGTGGGATCTTCGACTCGACCGTGCTGTTCCTCTCGCTGATCGTCATCGGCATCCCGGTCTTCGTCCTCGGCTTCGTCGGGCAGTACTTCGTCGGCGTGAAGTGGGGCATCGTCCGCTCCACCGTCGGCGGTGACCCCGCGCTCGTGGACCTGCTGCTGCCGGGGACCGTGCTCGGTGCGCTGTCCTTCGCCTACGTCCTGCGGCTGACGAGGAACTCCGTCGCCGAGGGCCTGTCGGCCGACCACGTGCGCACGGCGACGGCGAAGGGGCTGTCGCGGCCGCGGGTCATGACGGTGCACGTCCTGCGCAACTCGCTCATCCCGGTCGTGACCTTCCTCGGCACCGACCTCGGCGCGCTCATGGGCGGCGCCGTCGTCACCGAGGGCATCTTCAACGTGCCCGGGGTGGGCAACCTGCTCTACCAGTCCGTCATCCGGCAGGAGGGGCCGACCGTCGTGTCGGTCGTGACGATCCTCGTGCTCATCTACCTCGTCGCGAACCTCGTCGTCGACCTCCTGTACGCCGTTCTGGACCCGAGGATCCGCTATGTCTGA
- a CDS encoding ABC transporter permease yields the protein MSEPTTGRHAQPGGGAAVRPGQERFVAPLEETPLAAVDAVDESAPTGGLFAEAWKQLRKRPIFIVASLIILLLVVVSVFPSWFTSTNPRFVDLSVALQGPSAAHPLGVTRGGTDVYARLVYGARASVSVGILTTVMVVVVGGVVGALAGFYGGWLDAILSRVADIFFALPLILGAIVLLQTIRSRNVVTVALTLALFGWPQVARIMRGAVLQVRTNEYVTAAKSLGLSRMATLLRHVVPNALGPVIVVATISLGTFIAAEATLSFLSLGLPPNIVSWGGDISNARATLRTDPMILLWPSIGLSITVLSFLMLGDALRDALDPKGRTR from the coding sequence ATGTCTGAGCCCACCACCGGTCGTCACGCACAGCCGGGCGGCGGCGCCGCCGTGCGTCCCGGCCAGGAGCGCTTCGTCGCCCCGCTGGAGGAGACCCCGCTCGCGGCGGTCGACGCGGTCGACGAGTCCGCCCCCACCGGCGGCCTCTTCGCCGAGGCCTGGAAGCAGCTGCGCAAGCGGCCGATCTTCATCGTCGCGAGCCTCATCATCCTGCTGCTCGTCGTGGTCTCGGTGTTCCCGTCGTGGTTCACCTCGACCAACCCGCGGTTCGTCGACCTGTCGGTCGCGCTGCAGGGCCCCTCGGCCGCCCACCCCCTCGGGGTGACGCGCGGCGGCACCGACGTCTACGCCCGCCTCGTCTACGGTGCCCGCGCCTCGGTGAGCGTCGGGATCCTCACGACCGTCATGGTCGTCGTCGTGGGCGGTGTCGTCGGTGCGCTCGCCGGCTTCTACGGCGGGTGGCTGGACGCGATCCTGTCCCGCGTCGCGGACATCTTCTTCGCCCTGCCGCTCATCCTCGGGGCGATCGTCCTGCTGCAGACGATCCGCAGCCGCAACGTCGTGACCGTGGCCCTCACGCTGGCCCTCTTCGGCTGGCCGCAGGTCGCGCGCATCATGCGCGGGGCCGTCCTGCAGGTCCGGACCAACGAGTACGTCACGGCCGCCAAGTCCCTCGGGCTCTCGCGGATGGCCACGCTGCTGCGGCACGTCGTGCCGAACGCCCTCGGGCCCGTCATCGTCGTCGCGACGATCTCGCTGGGCACGTTCATCGCGGCCGAGGCGACGCTGTCGTTCCTGAGCCTGGGCCTGCCGCCGAACATCGTCTCCTGGGGCGGTGACATCTCCAACGCGCGCGCCACCCTGCGCACCGACCCGATGATCCTGCTCTGGCCGTCGATCGGGCTGTCGATCACCGT